One Streptomyces umbrinus genomic window, GAAGAATCAGATAGGAAATCGATGCCGAGATCGTGGGACAGGAACGCCGGCGCGTCAAGACTTGCGGCACGGGCCGGTGGCGCAAGGGGGAGGTTTACGCTGCTAAGTCGCGGATATGGCTGGCTGCAGGGCGACCGCGGAGGGCGTGGTGCTCGCGCTTCCCGGCAGGTCGAGGTGCCTGCAAAATCATATAGGAAACTGGAGTAGCCGTGCCTGAGGTCGGCGCCCGAGCCATGGCCAAGGAAGTGCCTCGGAGTACCCAAGAGCGGTTCAACACTTGATCATGGTTCATCAATGCTCGTCCATGATTCGGCAAGCTGTACGAAGGGGTGTTGAGTCGGACGTACGTTCCCGTCCGTGATCTCTGACCCAGCACCCCACAGAGCTGTCCGCCAGTCGCGGACGGCCTCCGTCGCCCCGCTCTCCGGCGCGACACCTCCCGCCCGGCGCTCCCTCCTCCGCGCCGCGCTCACCGGGACCGCGGTCCTCGGCGCCGGCCTGGCCGTGGGCGCCGCGCCCGCGGCCGCCGCACCCCCCACCGCTCCCGCGCGCAAGCGGCCCACCACCGCCGAGGAGGCCCTGCGTGAGCTGGCGGCGGGCAACCGCCGCTGGAGCACGTTCCGTGAGCGGCATCCCGACGAGTCTCCCGCCGTCCGGCAGTCGCTGACGACCGCTCAGCACCCCTTCGCCCTCCTGCTCGGCTGCATCGACTCCCGGGTGCCTCCGGAGCTGGTCTTCGACCAGGGCCTCGGCGACCTGATGACCGTACGCAGCGCGGGCCAGGTCCTCGACGAGGCCGTGCTCGGCAGCCTCGCGTACGGGGTGCTCGAACTGGGGATCCCGCTGCTCATGGTGCTCGGCCACCAGTCGTGCGGGGCCGTGAAGGCCACGGTCCAGGCGGACGAGTCGGGTGAGGAACTGCCCGCCCACATTCAGTACTTGGCCGATCAGATCAGCCCGGCCATCGACCGCACCAAGGAGGGCGACGCGCGCATCGACGCGACGATCGACGCCAACATACGGCTCATACGGTCACGCCTCGCGGCGGAGCCCGACCTCGCCGCCAAGGTCGACTCGGGCGCGCTGGCCATCGTCGGTGCCCGCTACGAACTGACCACCCAGCGAGTGCACCGCATCGGCTGAGCGACGTCCACACGGGGGGGCGACCGCGCCGCGGTCGCCCCCTGCGTGAAGGTCAGCGGGCGGTGCTCAGCCAGGTCAGCGGGTCCATGTACTGGCCGTCGAGGAGGACCTCGAAGTGCAGGTGGGGTCCCGTGGACAGGCCGGTGGAGCCGACGAGCCCGATCGGGGACCCGGTGGTCACGGTCTGGCCCGCCGTGACCTGGAGGGCCGACAGGTGACTGTAGGTCGTCTGCAGCCGCTTGCCATCGGTCGTGCCGTGGTCGATCACCACACGGACCCCGTACGCCGAGGTCGTGCCCGCGAACTCGATCCGGCCGTCACGCGCGGCGGAGACCTGTGCCCCTTGAGGTGCGCCGAAGTCCACTCCCGTGTGGAGCTTGGTGACCCCGGTGAGCGGATGCGTACGCGATCCGAAGGACGAGGTGACCGTGAGTGTGCTGACGGGGTGGGTCAGTACGGCGCTGGCGTTCTGGCCGCCGTTCTGCTCGGGGGTTCGACGGACGAGCGCGTCGTACCGCGGAAGCCGCGCCTTGACCTGCTTGAGGAACGTGCGAGCGTCGGCGGGCACGCGGCCCGCCCGCTTCACGGTGTCCGTCCCGACCGTGTACGCGGCGAGAGTGAGGTCCACCAGGTTGCCGCTGACCGTTCCCTCGGTCCTGAGGTCGGTGACCTTCTCGGCGAGGGAGCAGTCCTGCCTGCCGAGGGCCATGATGGCGTCCTCCGTATCGCGCGGCGAGGAACGGCCGTTGGAGTTGTCGTCCCGACCCCAGGTCCGCCATTGGGCGTCCGTGAAGCCTGCGATCCCCTGCTGAGACAGGCTCGCGCCGTCGTTGCTCCACCCGGAGAGCTGATCGATCTGTGCGGCGAGCAGTGAGGGAGTGACGACCGTGCAGGCATCGGCCGCCTTGCGCAGCCAAGGGACGTACGAGGCATCGACATTGGCGACGGATGTCTGTGCCGGATCCGGCCCCTCGGACTGGTCGGGAGAGAGCCCGCCGGTCAGAGCCAGGTATCCCGAAACCCCGATCAGCGCCACCAGACTGGGCGCCACGATCAGGGCGAAGGGGCCGGGACCGCGGCGCCGCGGCCGTGGCTTCTCGTCCGTGGTCGGTGTCGTCGACGGGTGTTCATGCTGAGGTGGTTCATCGTCGATGACGTCCTCGGGCGCCGTGGCACCCGTCGGTCCGTCCGGCCCGGCATGATCCGCCGACTCCGTACGTGTCCGGTGCCCACTGAACGCGGTGTCGTCACCTGCTCGTTCGGCCGTGCCCGCCGCCTTGTGGACGACTGCCGCGCCTTCCCTCTCCTCGGTCACGTGCCGGGCTGGCTGCGCAGACGTAGTGAGGCTGGGAGTGGTCTCGACGGAATGTTCATGCTCACATTCGGACGCTAACGGTCCTTCGACCGCACGTCACCGGCCATCGAGGCACATCGGCCTGCCCGAAGGGGCAGTTCTGCGAGGCTTGCCGCCGTGCTTCCGGGTCTGCGACGATCGCTGGCCCCGCGCCGCGGCAACACATCGCGACAACAGGTCGCGGCAGTCAAGGAGGTCCGGTGCACAGACGGTGGCTGTTCATTGCGGTGGCCGGGGTGCTCATCGTCGCCTCCTTGATCGTGGGGTTGCTGGTCGACCACAAGGGCGATACCGGGGACGCCGAGGCCAAGCCCGCTGCCGGCACCCAGGCGGATGTCCCGCCCGCGACCGTGTCTCCGACCGCGTCCGTCAGTGCGACCGGAGCGTCGGCGAAGCCGTCGGCCAAGAGAACTCCGCGGAAGGAGTCCGCCCGCCCGACCGCCACG contains:
- a CDS encoding carbonic anhydrase, producing MISDPAPHRAVRQSRTASVAPLSGATPPARRSLLRAALTGTAVLGAGLAVGAAPAAAAPPTAPARKRPTTAEEALRELAAGNRRWSTFRERHPDESPAVRQSLTTAQHPFALLLGCIDSRVPPELVFDQGLGDLMTVRSAGQVLDEAVLGSLAYGVLELGIPLLMVLGHQSCGAVKATVQADESGEELPAHIQYLADQISPAIDRTKEGDARIDATIDANIRLIRSRLAAEPDLAAKVDSGALAIVGARYELTTQRVHRIG
- a CDS encoding M23 family metallopeptidase, translated to MDDEPPQHEHPSTTPTTDEKPRPRRRGPGPFALIVAPSLVALIGVSGYLALTGGLSPDQSEGPDPAQTSVANVDASYVPWLRKAADACTVVTPSLLAAQIDQLSGWSNDGASLSQQGIAGFTDAQWRTWGRDDNSNGRSSPRDTEDAIMALGRQDCSLAEKVTDLRTEGTVSGNLVDLTLAAYTVGTDTVKRAGRVPADARTFLKQVKARLPRYDALVRRTPEQNGGQNASAVLTHPVSTLTVTSSFGSRTHPLTGVTKLHTGVDFGAPQGAQVSAARDGRIEFAGTTSAYGVRVVIDHGTTDGKRLQTTYSHLSALQVTAGQTVTTGSPIGLVGSTGLSTGPHLHFEVLLDGQYMDPLTWLSTAR